From a single Daphnia pulex isolate KAP4 chromosome 2, ASM2113471v1 genomic region:
- the LOC124189050 gene encoding serine/threonine-protein phosphatase 2A 65 kDa regulatory subunit A alpha isoform-like produces MAAADATTDDSLYPIAVLIDELRNEDVQLRLNSIKKLSTIALALGIERTRSELIPFLTDTIYDEDEVLLALAEQLGALTPLVGGPEFVHCLLPPLESLATVEETVVRDKAVESLRLISEQHSPSDLETYFVPLLRRLASGDWFTSRTSACGLFSVAYSKVSHNVKGELRATFRMLCQDDTPMVRRAAASKLGEFARVVEVEWLKADLIPMFVLLAQDEQDSVRLLAVEACVSMAELLQQEDVEQLVMPTLRQCAEDKSWRVRYMVADKFTELQKAVGPEISKQDLVSAFQALLKDPEAEVRAAAAHKVRDFCQALDPAFRENLIMNQILPCVKELVSDANQHVKSALAAVIMGLSPILGKDNTIEHLLPLFLTQLKDECPEVRLNIISNLDCVNSVIGIQQLSQSLLPAIVELAEDSKWRVRLAIIEYMPLLAGQLGVEFFDEKLNTLCMAWLVDHVYAIREAATNNLKKLVEKFGVEWAQSTVIPKVLAMARDQNYLHRMTCLFCINVLSEACGPDVTGKVLLPTVISMANDNVANVRFNVAKSLQKLTPRMEAQATHSAIKPVLDKLITDTDVDVKYFASEALAVLSG; encoded by the exons ATGGCGGCCGCCGATGCAACAACCGATGATTCGTTGTATCCTATAGCTGTTTTGATTGATGAGTTACGGAATGAAGATGTCCAG CTTCGACTCAACTCCATCAAGAAGTTATCAACTATTGCTTTGGCATTGGGCATTGAAAGAACTCGCAGCGAGTTGATACCTTTCCTCACAGATACAATctatgatgaagatgaagtgCTATTGGCATTAGCGGAACAACTGGGAGCTCTTACTCCATTAGTTGGCGGTCCAGAGTTTGTTCATTGTCTTCTT ccTCCATTGGAATCTTTGGCCACTGTTGAAGAAACAGTTGTTCGCGATAAAGCTGTTGAGTCACTTCGTCTCATATCAGAACAGCATAGTCCTTCAGACCTGGAAACATACTTTGTTCCATTATTGAGAAGACTTGCATCTGGGGATTGGTTCACGTCACGTACATCGGCATGCGGACTTTTCAGCGTTGCGTATTCCAAAGTGTCGCATAATGTAAAAGGAGAACTAAGGGCAACGTTTCGTATGCTTTGTCAAGACGATACTCCTATGGTGCGTCGTGCTGCAGCGTCTAAACTTGGAGAGTTTGCTCGCGTTGTAGAAGTCGAATGGTTAAAGGCCGATTTGATTCCCATGTTCGTCCTCTTGGCGCAAGATGAGCAG gattCCGTGAGACTTTTGGCAGTTGAAGCTTGCGTGTCTATGGCCGAGCTCCTTCAGCAAGAGGATGTCGAACAGCTTGTGATGCCAACTCTTAGACAGTGTGCCGAAGACAAATCATGGCGTGTACGTTATATGGTGGCTGATAAGTTCACCGAATTACAAAAAGCTGTTGGCCCGGAAATTTCCAAACAAGATTTGGTGTCCGCATTCCAA GCGCTGCTGAAAGATCCCGAAGCCGAGGTAAGAGCCGCAGCTGCTCATAAGGTGCGGGATTTCTGCCAAGCCCTAGATCCCGCTTTCCGAGAAAATCTTATCATGAACCAGATTTTGCCGTGTGTCAAAGAGTTAGTCTCAGATGCTAATCAACATGTCAAATCGGCCCTGGCTGCTGTTATAATGGGTCTTAGTCCTATTTTAGGCAAAGACAACACGATTGAGCATCTTTTACCGTTGTTCTTGACCCAACTGAAAG aTGAATGTCCTGAAGTTCGATTAAATATTATCTCGAATCTGGATTGCGTTAATAGTGTTATTGGGATTCAGCAGTTATCGCAGTCGCTTCTTCCGGCGATCGTTGAATTAGCCGAAGATTCCAAA TGGAGAGTACGTTTGGCCATCATCGAGTATATGCCTTTGTTGGCCGGTCAACTGGGAGTAGAATTCTTCGACGAGAAATTGAACACGCTTTGTATGGCTTGGTTAGTTGATCATGTTTATGCTATCCGTGAAGCTGCCACGAACAACTTGAAGAAACTAGTAGAGAAGTTTGGTGTTGAATGGGCCCAGAGTACCGTAATTCCGAAAGTATTGGCAATGGCACGAGATCAGAATTATCTTCATCGTATGACGTGTTTATTTTGCATCAac GTTTTGTCGGAAGCATGTGGACCAGATGTGACTGGCAAAGTACTGCTTCCAACGGTTATTTCTATGGCGAATGATAACGTAGCGAATGTTCGTTTTAACGTCGCAAAGTCATTGCAGAAATTAACACCTCGAATGGAAGCACAGGCAACCCATAGTGCTATTAAACCCGTGCTCGATAAATTAATC
- the LOC124208976 gene encoding zinc finger protein 98-like produces the protein MEFLLERDSRNSALTDYLKSIYDNGTAADILLLSDSCQFKAHRSVLAAASQFFYFMLKDEVVDDCVILFTEYSSRHVQKMLEFIYTGTTTVSEKEEDSFSNLLMDLEIGGVKPNICASSAFGVVERIEDVMLVEADKSPDAAEGSRNLKCEICGQVLKTRTGLRMHLLVHQGSKGKVFTCDVCGKGFSQASQLKTHMRIHTGEKPYKCDVCEKSFSHASTLSEHKNLHDEVKPFQCNVCKQAFAQRKALRSHNCHEDNQNINSKMFPCPYCSRSFSTRRGLAIHKMHQHVETASEPILQCDLCSTTFTSENAFETHLRHQHS, from the exons ATGGAATTTTTACTAGAACGTGACAGCCGCAACTCAGCCTTGACTGATTATCTAAAGAGTATCTACGATAATGGAACGGCTGCTGACATACTTCTGTTGTCTGATAGCTGTCAATTCAAAGCCCACCGCAGTGTTTTGGCTGCTGCtagccaatttttttattttatgttgaaaGACGAAGTTGTGGATGACTGTGTAATTTTATTCACAGAATACAG taGTCGGCATGTTCAGAAGATGCTGGAGTTTATTTATACTGGGACAACAACTGTcagtgaaaaagaagaagactcaTTCTCAAATTTGTTGATGGATTTAGAAATTGGAGGAGTAAAACCAAATATTTGTGCATCATCAGCTTTCGGTGTTGTAGAAAGAATAGAAGATGTTATGTTGGTGGAAGCTGATAAATCACCAGATGCTGCTGAAGGatcaagaaatttaaaatgtgaaatttgtGGTCAAGTTCTTAAAACAAGAACCGGACTGAGaat gCATTTGCTAGTTCACCAAGGATCTAAAGGAAAGGTTTTTACCTGTGATGTATGTGGAAAAG GTTTCAGTCAAGCAAGCCAATTAAAAACCCACATGAGAATTCATACAGGGGAGAAGCCCTACAAATGTGATGTGTGTGAGAAATCATTTTCCCATGCATCAACACTTTCTGAGCATAAAAATTTGCACGATGAAGTCAAACCATTTCag TGTAATGTATGCAAACAAGCATTTGCTCAACGTAAAGCCCTCCGATCCCATAACTGCCATGAAGATAATCAGAACATCAACAGCAAAATGTTTCCATGTCCTTACTGTAGCAGATCTTTCAGTACTCGTAGAGGTTTGGCTATTCATAAAATGCATCAACATGTTGAAACTGCTAGTGAACCAATATTGCAATGTGATCTTTGCTCTACAACTTTTACTAGTGAAAACGCGTTTGAAACGCATTTGCGACATCAACATAGTTAG